Proteins encoded within one genomic window of Trichoderma asperellum chromosome 2, complete sequence:
- a CDS encoding uncharacterized protein (TransMembrane:3 (i115-133o155-174i348-368o)): MAWQSKLALSKDRSLRGIIAHLTGLYVKHRTRISRAIWISLFVALANRIRHAISEQKAASAREAAQRAARQATVTAGTEESPRKKVALNREFFRSLMRLTKIVVPGWRSKEARMLASHSFFLVLRTLISVRVAEMDGAIVKALVKGNGKEFLKRIVWWMLIAVPATFTNSMLSYHQAELSLQYRTRLTQHIHDKYLSKLTFYGISALDDRIKNPDQLIAVDVSKFSNSLAELYSNLAKPALDMTIYTYTLSKSVGSEGVIFMTLLVQLSANLMRVLTPPFGKYVADEARLEGEFRFQHSRLIDYSEEIALYGGHTAEKDTLDKGYFTLIKHVNYILRRRFYHGFMEDFVIKYFWGALGLLLCSVPVFVKLPGQIVMNMGDRTEAFVTNRRMLLSASDAFGRIMFSYREIMELAGYTSRVATLLNVMDDIQMGHFEKKLVSSSGTEDNEAVLKGRGTVHESKDYIKFEDVPIISPNGDVLVKALSFSLSHGDHLLVVGPNGCGKSSLFRILGGLWPVYGGTVYKPPFTSIFYLPQRPYLSRGSLRQQIIYPDSLRQMRSKGVNDSDLFSILNTLGLEHLVELYPEGWDAEAEWRDVLSGGLQQRVAMARLFYHRPQYAILDECTSSVTLETEKVMYENAKSLGITLLTVSHRRSLWKYHTHILQFDGQGNYVFTKLDAERRLRLEDEREELEMKLRQVPELERRLEELTSL, translated from the exons ATGGCCTGGCAGTCGAAACTCGCCCTGTCCAAGGACCGGTCCCTTCGCGGCATCATCGCCCACCTCACTGGGCTGTACGTCAAGCACCGAACGCGCATCTCGCGTGCCATCTGGATCTCCCTCTTTGTCGCCCTCGCCAATCGCATCCGCCATGCCATCTCAGAGCAAAAGGCTGCCTCTGCGCGCGAGGCGGCTCAACGGGCTGCTCGCCAGGCGACTGTAACCGCCGGGACCGAGGAATCACCCAGGAAGAAGGTTGCTCTCAACCGCGAATTCTTCAGGTCCTTGATGCGCTTGACGAAGATCGTGGTACCCGGCTGGCGCAGCAAAGAGGCGAGGATGCTGGCCAGccacagcttcttcttggtccTGAGGACTTTGATCAGCGTTCGTGTTGCAGAAATGGACGGTGCTATCGTCAAGGCCTTGGTCAAGGGAAACGGCAAGGAATTCTTGAAGCGCATTGTTTGGTGGATGCTGATCGCTGTCCCCGCAACCTTCACAAACTCGATG CTTTCCTATCACCAAGCCGAGCTCTCTCTGCAATACCGGACGAGATTAACGCAGCACATACATGACAAATACTTATCCAAATTGACCTTCTACGGGATCTCGGCACTCGATGATCGGATAAAGAACCCGGATCAACTGATTGCTGTCGATGTATCAAAATTCTCCAATAGTCTAGCCGAGCTGTACAGCAATCTTGCCAAGCCAGCACTCGACATG ACCATTTACACATACACTCTATCTAAGAGCGTTGGAAGCGAAGGGGTCATCTTTATGACGTTATTGGTTCAGCTCTCGGCAAACCTGATGCGCGTCTTGACACCACCCTTTGGCAAGTATGTCGCCGATGAAGCTCGCTTGGAAGGAGAATTCCGCTTCCAGCATTCTCGCTTGATCGATTATAGCGAGGAAATTGCCCTATATGGCGGTCATACCGCAGAAAAGGACACATTAGACAAGGGCTATTTTACTCTTATCAAGCATGTGAATTACATCCTTCGACGACGCTTCTACCATGGCTTCATGGAAGATTTTGTCATCAAATACTTTTGGGGTGCTTTGGGTCTGCTGCTTTGCAGTGTCCCCGTCTTTGTCAAGCTTCCCGGCCAGATTGTCATGAACATGGGAGATAGAACAGAGGCTTTTGTGACGAACCGTCGTATGCTCCTTTCTGCATCTGATGCCTTTGGCAGAATCATGTTCTCTTACAGAGAAATCATGGAGCTGGCTGGATATACCTCCAGAGTTGCCACCCTGCTCAACGTCATGGACGACATTCAGATGGGCCACttcgagaagaagcttgtCTCTTCCTCCGGGACGGAGGACAACGAGGCAGTTCTCAAGGGCCGCGGCACGGTCCATGAAAGCAAGGATTACATTAAATTCGAGGATGT GCCTATCATCTCACCCAACGGCGATGTACTCGTCAAAGCGCTCtcattctccctctctcatGGTGACCACCTGCTCGTCGTCGGACCCAATGGCTGCGGGAAATCATCATTGTTCCGCATTCTTGGAGGCCTATGGCCTGTCTACGGAGGCACTGTTTATAAACCTCCTTTTACTTCCATCTTCTATCTTCCCCAGCGTCCCTACCTATCCCGAGGCTCCCTTCGTCAGCAAATCATCTATCCCGACTCTCTGCGCCAGATGCGCTCCAAGGGTGTCAACGATTCCGACCTCTTCTCCATTCTCAATACCCTTGGTCTGGAGCATCTCGTCGAACTCTACCCCGAAGGCTGGGATGCCGAAGCCGAATGGCGCGATGTCCTTTCCGGTGGCCTCCAGCAGCGTGTCGCCATGGCGCGCTTGTTCTACCACCGACCGCAGTACGCCATCCTCGACGAGTGCACTAGCAGCGTGACGCTTGAGACCGAGAAAGTCATGTACGAGAATGCCAAGTCTCTCGGCATCACGCTCCTCACTGTCAGCCATCGTCGCAGCTTGTGGAAGTACCACACGCATATTCTGCAATTTGACGGCCAGGGCAACTATGTCTTTACGAAGCTCGATGCTGAGAGGCGTTTGCGACTGGAGGATGAgagggaggagctggagatga
- the DPH3 gene encoding Diphthamide biosynthesis protein 3 (BUSCO:EOG092D4SWY), which translates to MADEEYTIYDEIEIEDMTFDEALQIYHYPCPCGDRFSIGIDDLRDEQDIAVCPSCSLMIRVIFDLDDLPKPPPTGNSGGQIPVAA; encoded by the exons ATGGCCGACGAAGAATATACCATTTACGATGAGATCGAAATCGAAGACATGACCTTTGACGAAGCTCTTCAAATCTACCACTACCCATGCCCTTGCGGCGACCGCTTCTCGATTGGCATCGACGACCTGCGCGACGAACAAGATATTGCTGTGTGCCCAAGCTGCAGCCTGATGATCAGAGTCATCTTCGATCTT GATGATCTACCTAAGCCTCCTCCTACCGGCAACTCTGGAGGCCAGATCCCCGTCGCTGCTTAG
- a CDS encoding uncharacterized protein (SECRETED:SignalP(1-18)~EggNog:ENOG41), which translates to MRSSQLFVLAAAIATAAATVFPESATTVVGVSTTQHVFIGTESGLPNTEDATLPAVSASITPSSGWTSPETQTATESGSDDSSASTTSVTRPAGFPNATTTLASSLVPTKSQNTTTPTSHVTGGAIPQQMQSSMAGLIGFCIMGLIML; encoded by the exons ATGCGCTCTTCACAATTATTtgtccttgctgctgctatagcaacagcagcagcaaccgtCTTCCCCGAAAGCGCCACAACTGTCGTCGGTGTATCGACAACACAGCATGTCTTTATCGGCACCGAGAGCGGACTTCCAAACACAGAGGATGCTACTCTTCCCGCCGTCTCAGCATCCATAACACCGTCGTCAGGCTGGACGAGCCCAGAAACGCAGACGGCGACAGAGAGCGGTTCTGACGactcttctgcttctacCACCAGCGTTACGCGACCTGCCGGCTTTCCAAATGCAACCA CTACTTTGGCTAGCAGTCTGGTTCCTACAAAGTCGCAGAACACCACAACACCTACCAGCCACGTAACCGGTGGCGCTATTCCGCAACAGATGCAGAGCTCCATGGCTGGGCTGATAGGATTCTGCATAATGGGATTGATCATGTTATAG
- the LEU6 gene encoding 2-isopropylmalate synthase (BUSCO:EOG092D080M) — protein MATASVSKALEGLTVSKTKELKGTEKRDTLVVVEKKYQKKWAEDRVFETNAPTTAEVPFHSISPAELREQQPKFFGTMAYPYMNGTLHAGHTFSATKVEFAAGTARMQGKRALFPMGFHCTGMPIKACADKLVNEIKLFGKDFSGYKEEESVVEEQPKPAAKQTKEDVTKFTTNKSKANAKTVKMKYQFQIMQAIGIPTEDIHLFADSQYWLQYFPPLAIRDLTSFGSRIDWRRSFVTTDANPYYDAFIRWQMNRLKELNKIKFGKRYTIYSIKDGQPCMDHDRSEGEAVNPQEYTALKLKVLEWAPKAAEAIKGKIPDGANVFLVPATLRPETMYGQTCCFVGPKLNYGLFKVDDNNYFVITERAARNMAYQGIFAKEGSIEKAADLLGSDIVGTLVNAPLSLHKEGVRVLPMETVLPTKGTGVVTSVPSDSPDDFATVTELAKKADYYGIKKEWAELEIYPIIETPSYGDLCAPFLVKKLKIASPKDTKQLEEAKELAYKEGFYQGIIKVGDFKGEKVETAKPKVRAQLIEAGEAFAYSEPERKVVSRSGDDCIVSLMDQWYLDYGEQSWKETALKWVDNADGKGLETWAPETKNGFEGVLNWLNQWACARSFGLGSKLPWDKQFLVESLSDSTIYMAYYTIAHFLHKDLFGRTKGLGNIGAEQMTDEVWDAVFCRRDITDDVISSSGIPRETLESMRREFEYFYPLDLRSSGKDLIPNHLTFFLYIHLAIFPPEYWPRGVRANGHLMLNGEKMAKSTGNFMTLKEMVEKYGADASRIALADAGDGVSDANFEEDVADNNILRLFTLREWCEEMVKDQNELRTGEINNFQDGLFNNELNACAREAIEQYGLTNYKLALKAGLYELTSARDFYREACAAGGIKMHKDLVFRYIELQALLMAVIAPHWSEYIWLEVLKKDSTIHNARFPEVPAVDAALSAKREYVRSTASNINSAEGQQLKKKAKGKEVSFDPKKPKKLTIYMAAKFPTWQAKYIDLLKEMWDPATKSVDDKALNGKIGKMGEMKKAMPFVQGLKKRLQAGEPASVVLEQKLAFDEKETLVQMVPGLKRTSGLSVADILVVEEGGKKGVRLEDGKEVEISVPVAENAVPGQPTFFFENVEA, from the exons ATGGCGACGGCTTCTGTGTCAAAGGCCCTGGAGGGCCTGACAGTCTCCAAGACCAAGGAATTGAAAGGA ACCGAGAAGCGCGACACCCTGGTTGTCGTCGAGAAGAAGTATCAGAAGAAATGGGCCGAGGACCGCGTTTTCGAGACGAATGCCCCGACGACAGCTGAGGTGCCCTTCCACTCCATCTCTCCGGCCGAGCTGCGAGAACAGCAACCCAAATTCTTCGGAACCATGGCTTATCCTTACATGAACGGAACCCTCCACGCCGGTCACACCTTCTCAGCCACCAAGGTCGAGTTTGCCGCGGGCACAGCGAGAATGCAGGGCAAGCGTGCGCTGTTCCCCATGGGTTTCCACTGCACTGGTATGCCCATCAAAGCCTGCGCGGATAAGCTGGTCAACGAGATTAAGCTGTTTGGCAAGGACTTCTCTGGTtacaaagaggaagagtctGTTGTCGAGGAGCAGCCAAAGCCTGCTGCCAAGCAGACCAAGGAGGATGTTACCAAGTTCACcaccaacaagagcaaggcCAATGCGAAGACCGTCAAGATGAAGTACCAGTTCCAGATTATGCAGGCCATTGGAATTCCTACCGAGGATATTCACCTGTTCGCTGATTCTCAATACTGGCTGCAGTACTTCCCTCCCTTGGCCATCCGGGATTTAACAAGCTTCGGCTCAAGAATCGACTGGCGACGATCATTTGTCACAACCGATGCTAACCCCTACTACGACGCCTTCATTCGATGGCAAATGAACCGCCTGAAGGAGCTGAACAAGATCAAGTTTGGCAAGCGATATACAATCTACTCTATCAAGGATGGCCAGCCGTGTATGGACCACGACCGTTCTGAGGGTGAAGCTGTTAACCCTCAGGAGTACACTGCCTTGAAGCTGAAGGTTTTGGAGTGGGCAcccaaggctgctgaggccATCAAGGGCAAGATTCCCGATGGCGCCAACGTCTTCTTGGTTCCTGCTACCCTGAGACCCGAGACTATGTACGGACAAACCTGCTGTTTCGTCGGCCCCAAATTGAACTACGGCCTGTTCAAGGTTGATGACAACAACTACTTTGTCATCACTGAGCGAGCTGCTCGTAACATGGCTTACCAGGGCATTTTCGCCAAGGAAGGCTCCATCGAGAAGGCTGCTGACCTCTTAGGTTCCGACATTGTTGGAACTCTGGTCAACGCCCCTCTGTCGCTGCACAAGGAGGGAGTCAGGGTCCTGCCCATGGAAACCGTCCTGCCCACCAAGGGTACCGGTGTCGTCACCTCTGTTCCATCAGACAGCCCTGATGACTTCGCAACCGTGACTGAGCTGGCAAAGAAGGCTGATTATTACGGAATCAAGAAGGAGTGGGCCGAGCTGGAGATCTACCCCATTATTGAAACCCCGTCATACGGAGACCTGTGCGCACCCTTCTTGgtcaagaagctgaagattgCTTCCCCCAAGGATACCAagcagctggaagaggcCAAAGAACTGGCATACAAGGAAGGTTTCTACCAGGGTATCATCAAGGTTGGCGACTTCAAGGGCGAGAAGGTTGAGACGGCCAAGCCCAAGGTCAGGGCTCAGTTGATCGAGGCTGGTGAGGCTTTTGCCTACTCAGAACCCGAGCGCAAGGTTGTCAGCCGATCTGGCGATGACTGTATCGTCTCACTGATGGACCAGTGGTACCTGGACTATGGCGAGCAGTCCTGGAAGGAGACTGCCCTGAAATGGGTTGACAATGCCGACGGAAAGGGTTTGGAGACTTGGGCTCCCGAGACCAAGAATGGCTTTGAAGGTGTGCTGAACTGGCTGAACCAGTGGGCCTGCGCCCGATCATTCGGTCTGGGATCAAAATTGCCTTGGGACAAGCAATTCCTGGTTGAGAGTTTGAGTGACTCGACCATCTACATGGCTTACTACACCATTGCCCACTTCCTGCACAAGGACTTGTTTGGCCGCACCAAGGGCCTTGGCAACATTGGCGCTGAGCAGATGACTGACGAGGTCTGGGACGCCGTTTTCTGCCGCCGCGATATCACCGATGATGTTATCTCTAGCTCTGGCATTCCCCGAGAGACTTTGGAGAGCATGCGACGAGAATTCGAATACTTCTACCCTCTGGATCTGCGTAGTTCAGGAAAGGACCTGATCCCCAACCACTTGACATTCTTCCTGTACATCCACTTGGCTATCTTCCCACCGGAGTACTGGCCTCGTGGTGTCCGAGCCAACGGTCACTTGATGCTGAACGGAGaaaagatggccaagagTACTGGCAACTTCATGACTTTAAAAGAAATGGTGGAGAAATACGGCGCTGACGCTTCTCGTATTGCTCTGGCCGATGCCGGTGATGGTGTTAGCGATGCCAACTTCGAGGAAGATGTTGCCGACAATAACATTCTGCGTCTGTTCACTCTGCGTGAGTGGTGCGAGGAGATGGTCAAGGACCAGAACGAGCTGCGTACCGGCGAGATCAACAACTTCCAGGACGGCCTGTTCAACAATGAGTTGAATGCTTGTGCTAGAGAGGCTATTGAGCAGTACGGCTTGACTAACTACAAGTTGGCCCTGAAGGCCGGTCTGTATGAGCTGACCAGTGCTCGTGACTTTTACCGCGAGGCCTGTGCGGCCGGCGGTATCAAGATGCACAAGGACCTGGTATTCCGATACATTGAGCTGCAAGCCCTGCTGATGGCTGTCATCGCCCCTCACTGGTCTGAATACATCTGGTTGGAAGTCTTGAAGAAGGACTCCACTATCCACAATGCCAGGTTCCCTGAAGTGCCGGCCGTTGACGCTGCCCTGTCAGCTAAGCGAGAGTACGTCCGAAGCACCGCTTCGAACATTAACTCTGCTGagggccagcagctgaagaagaaggccaagggcaaggaaGTTTCCTTTGAccccaagaagcccaagaagctGACCATTTACATGGCTGCCAAATTCCCAACTTGGCAGGCTAAGTACATTGATCTGCTGAAGGAGATGTGGGACCCTGCGACCAAGTCTGTCGACGACAAGGCCCTGAACGGCAAGATTGGCAAGATGGgtgagatgaagaaggccaTGCCCTTTGTTCAGGGTTTGAAGAAGCGCCTGCAGGCCGGTGAGCCTGCCAGCGTCGTCCTGGAGCAGAAGCTGGCTTTCGATGAGAAGGAGACCTTGGTCCAGATGGTGCCTGGCCTGAAGCGAACGTCAGGTCTGTCAGTCGCCGATATCCTGGTGGTTGAGGAAGGCGGTAAGAAGGGCGTTAGACTGGAGGACGGTAAGGAGGTGGAAATATCAGTCCCTGTTGCCGAGAATGCGGTCCCTGGTCAGCctactttcttctttgaaaaTGTGGAGGCTTAA
- a CDS encoding uncharacterized protein (EggNog:ENOG41~TransMembrane:1 (i74-93o)) translates to MFPTLIRRAVQSAKEPLTTKIPLTIANNPYKARKVWPPDFKELTHQQQLRFEKKYKRRVALASRSPRWEKGVKYAQLATMAAAMVWLIFYSEFEWWGQKYKPSEELRKHAINLFGVLDPEKRYERRKDAPEVNPSRNSDSK, encoded by the exons ATGTTTCCAACCCTAATCAGACGAGCAGTTCAATCGGCGAAGGAGCCTCTGACTACAAAGATTCCCCTGACTATCGCGAATAATCCTTACAAGGCTCGAAAAGTATGGCCACCTGACTTCAAAGAGTTGACTCATCAGCAACAACTCCGATTTGAGAAGAAGTACAAGCGTCGTGTTGCCCTTGCAAGCCGATCTCCAAGATGGGAGAAGGGCGTCAAGTATGCGCAGCTTGCCACAATGGCTG CTGCGATGGTATGGCTTATATTCTACTCTGAGTTTGAGTGGTGGGGGCAAAAGTATAAGCCATCTGAAGAG CTGCGGAAACATGCCATCAATCTCTTCGGCGTGTTGGATCCCGAAAAGCGATATGAGCGCCGGAAAGATGCACCGGAAGTAAACCCGTCACGAAACTCAGATTCGAAATGA
- a CDS encoding uncharacterized protein (BUSCO:EOG092D4MNU) — MINAFLVFNGQGQPRLTKFYTQLDTSIQQRLISEIFTLVSNRPSGSCNFLPLPPLLAASSTSHSSTEEQNDVPSLVTYRNYATLYFIIISTATESPLALIDLIQVYVEALDKLFENVCELDLIFNFETLHATLSEMIIGGVVIETSLDRIVSGVRAQGTVAKRPVNEGRSTIGSGMGLGGNFAWAGRV; from the exons ATGATTAACGCATTTTTGGTCTTCAATGGCCAGGGCCAGCCTCGGCTTACCAAGTTCTACACCCAGCTG GACACCAGCATTCAGCAGCGCCTGATATCGGAGATATTCACACTCGTGTCGAATCGACCCTCAGGCTCTTGCAACTTtctgcctctccctcctctcctcgcCGCTTCTAGCACATCGCACAGCTCGACCGAAGAGCAGAATGATGTCCCCTCGCTGGTGACATACCGCAATTACGCTACCCTctacttcatcatcatctctacAGCCACAGAATCACCCCTTGCTTTGATCGACTTAATACAAGTGTATGTCGAGGCGCTCGATAAGTTGTTTGAAAATGTCTGCGAGCTTGATCTCATTTTCAACTTCGAAACGCTCCATGCGACCTTGTCGGAAATGATTATAGGAGGGGTTGTGATAGAGACGAGTCTAGATCGTATTGTTTCTGGTGTCAGAGCCCAGGGAACAGTCGCTAAACGGCCGGTAAATGAGGGACGAAGCACTATTGGATCAGGAATGGGTCTTGGGGGCAACTTTGCATGGGCAGGACGGGTATAA
- a CDS encoding uncharacterized protein (BUSCO:EOG092D4JRM): protein MASSSISRQAPRLLGRAMRNPRMAVSSFRALPSISRAATPSVSSQRRQFSAQMILRKGIMPDTSNPDKAPTGSQVTFVAAELSDEEYHDLSNEYLNDLLEKFETLQDDGSPIDVEYSSGVMTVTVANKGTYVINKQPPNKQIWLSSPLSGPKRYDFCVASEGQGDKEGTALGTWIYSRDGSSLDELIHKEIEVDL, encoded by the exons ATGGCATCATCAAGCATCTCAAGACAGGCCCCTCGCCTGCTCGGCCGAGCTATGCGCAATCCCAGAATGGCGGTCTCAAGCTTCCGCGCTCTTCCCAGCATCTCCCGCGCAGCCACTCCCTCAGTTTCTTCGCAGCGACGGCAATTCTCGGCGCAAATGATCTTGCGCAAGGGCATCATGCCGGATACTTCCAACCCGGACAAGGCGCCAACCGGAAGTCAGGTAACGTTTGTTGCCGCTGAACTCTCTGACGAGGAGTACCACGACCTGTCGAATGAGTACCTGAATGACCTCCTCGAGAAGTTTGAAACACTCCAGGATGACGGCTCTCCAATCGATGTGGAATATTCA TCCGGTGTCATGACCGTTACCGTAGCCAATAAGGGCACCTACGTTATCAACAAGCAGCCCCCCAACAAGCAGATCTGGCTCTCATCGCCTCTGTCCGGTCCCAAACGATACGACTTCTGCGTTGCCAGCGAGGGGCAGGGAGATAAGGAGGGCACGGCATTGGGGACATGGATATACTCACGAGATGGGTCGAGCTTGGACGAGCTTATACATAAGGAGATTGAAGTGGACTTGTGA
- a CDS encoding uncharacterized protein (EggNog:ENOG41): MTTAAPSKLDITHAYRHLYRGLLRAVQYSAPARYVARDQLRAAFRERNAALDPEGVKRTVWFLEAAAKERGLEHKILKNLIKVRLDRAWGTRAWKRALNETKMKPDARQLREDAMQHYNMTVAMLNKSMGLCLR; the protein is encoded by the exons ATGACAACCGCAGCACCCTCCAAGCTAGATATAACCCATGCTTACCGGCACCTCTACCGGGGTCTCCTCCGCGCGGTGCAGTACTCGGCGCCGGCGCGATACGTGGCGCGGGACCAGCTCCGGGCGGCCTTCCGAGAGCGCAATGCGGCTCTGGATCCGGAGGGCGTGAAGAGGACGGTGTGGTtcctggaggcggcggcgaaggagAGGGGCCTGGAGCATAAGATTTTGAAGAATTTGATCAAGGTGCGGCTGGATCGGGCGTGGGGGACGAGGGCTTGGAAGAGGGCTCTGAATGAAACGAAGATGAA GCCTGATGCGAGACAACTACGTGAAGATGCGATGCAACATTATAATATGACTGTTGCGATGCTGAATAAGAGCATGGGGCTGTGTTTACGATGA
- a CDS encoding uncharacterized protein (EggNog:ENOG41~TransMembrane:11 (i15-33o59-78i90-112o118-135i147-165o177-200i266-290o302-324i331-352o364-384i425-446o)) has product MAGSSGSIHGLTGKALLYFTSIFVSLGVFLFGYDQGVMSGIITGPYFIDYFNHPSKAEVGTMVAILEIGAFISSLIVGRVGDIIGRRRTILYGSCIFFVGGALQTLATSMVMMMVGRIVAGLGVGMLSTIVPVYQSEISPPHNRGKLACIEFSGNIIGYTTSVWVDYGCGFIESNYSWRIPLMMQCIMGALLGLGSLVIVESPRWLLDNDHDEEGMVVIANLYGGGDIHNAKARDEYREIKMDVLLQRQEGERSYSDMFRRYRTRVFIAMSAQALAQLNGINVISYYAPYVFESAGWVGHDAVLMTGFNGITYFLSTIPPWYLVDRWGRRMILLTGAVFMAISLSLISYFLYLDVKWTPRLVVLFVMIYNAAFGYSWGPVPWLYPPEILPLSIRSKGASLSTATNWAFNWLVGEMTPILQEWIKWRLYLVHAFFCVASFVIVYFVYPETCGVRLEEMDSLFGDASTVATPSIHAETGSLIRGGSPIGSSRTPFRSITPIPGLTLDPPDGSDNKPSVQSGGDDRSISGWLSRVVNRGRSGSPSSGQGRYTPIGQEDEGRNDN; this is encoded by the exons ATGGCGGGATCCTCAGGCTCTATCCATGGCCTTACAGGCAAGGCTTTGCT GTATTTCACAAGTATATTCGTTTCACTAGgcgttttcctttttggatATGATCAGGGTGTCATGTCGGGTATCATCAC CGGCCCATATTTCATCGACTACTTTAACCACCCGTCGAAAGCCGAGGTCGGAACAATGGTTGCTATTCTCGAAATAGGAGCTTTTATTTCATCTCTTATTGTTGGCCGTGTTGGTGACATCATCGGCCGGCGACGAACTATTTTGTATGGTTCTTGCATTTTCTTCGTCGGAGGAGCGTTGCAGACGCTCGCCACAtccatggtgatgatgatggttggCCGAATTGTCGCTGGTCTTGGCGTCGGCATGCTTTCTACCATTGTGCCTGTCTATCAATCCGAGATTTCTCCACCTCATAATCGCGGTAAACTTGCCTGCATCGAATTTTCTGGCAATATCATCGGATATACGACTTCCGTATGGGTGGACTACGGCTGTGGGTTCATCGAGAGCAACTATTCATGGCGTATTCCTCTCATGATGCAATGCATCATGGGAGCTCTTTTGGGATTGGGAAGCTTGGTCATTGTGGAATCGCCCAG ATGGCTCCTAGATAATGAtcacgatgaagaaggcatGGTTGTCATTGCTAACCTttatggcggcggcgatatTCATAATGCCAAGGCGCGCGACGAGTATCGCGAGATCAAAATGGATGTCCTTCTTCAGCGTCAAGAGGGCGAGCGGTCGTATTCTGACATGTTCCGCCGGTATCGCACTCGAGTTTTTATCGCCATGTCTGCACAGGCCCTCGCGCAGCTTAACGGAATCAACGTCATTTCTTACTACGCCCCATATGTCTTTGAATCCGCTGGTTGGGTTGGCCACGACGCCGTTCTCATGACTGGCTTTAACGGTATCACGTATTTCCTTTCTACCATCCCGCCTTGGTATCTTGTGGATCGATGGGGTCGACGAATGATTCTTCTCACTGGCGCCGTGTTCATGGCCATTTCACTGTCTCTCATCTCCTACTTCCTTTACCTTGATGTCAAATGGACTCCTAGGCTGGTCGTTCTGTTTGTCATGATATACAATGCTGCCTTTGGCTACTCATGGGGACCAGTCCCTTGGCTCTACCCTCCTGAAATCCTACCTCTTAGCATTCGCTCCAAGGGTGCCAGCTTGTCGACTGCTACGAACTGGGCCTTCAACTGGCTTGTGGGAGAAATGACACCAATTCTGCAAGAGTGGATCAAATGGCGCTTGTATCTCGTCCATGCCTTCTTTTGTGTTGCTAGTTTTGTAATTG TTTACTTTGTCTACCCAGAGACTTGTGGTGTCCGCCTCGAAGAGATGGACTCGCTATTCGGGGATGCTAGCACTGTAGCCACTCCATCTATCCATGCAGAAACCGGGTCACTCATCCGGGGTGGATCGCCTATTGGATCTAGCCGTACGCCATTTCGCTCAATTACTCCCATTCCAGGGCTCACTCTTGACCCTCCTGATGGTAGTGATAACAAACCCAGCGTCCAGAGTGGCGGCGATGACCGAAGCATCAGTGGGTGGTTATCAAGGGTCGTTAATCGCGGCCGTTCAGGCAGTCCGAGTAGTGGCCAAGGGCGATATACTCCAATCGGCCAGGAAGACGAGGGCCGCAATGACAATTAA